The Mesorhizobium sp. B2-8-5 genome segment GCTCGGACGGGTTGGTGCTGAACTCGGCCGGCCGTTGCGTCTGCCCGGACGGCACCACCTTCCGCAACGGCCAGTGCTCAGGCGGTGGAGGCACCAAGCTCCTGCCGCTGCCCGTGCCGCCGCGCTGCGTCCTGCTGCAGGGCCAGATCCGGACAGCGGACGGACGCTGCGTCTGCCCGCGCGGCACGGAGCTGGAGAACGGCAAATGCGTGCGGGGCGAAGAGCCGCAGGAGCCGCAGTGCACGCTGCGTCCCGGCCAGTACCGCGACCAGGACGGCAACTGCGTCTGCCGCCGCGGCGAACTCGTCAACGGCGTCTGCCAGGTCATCCCGCCGAGGTGCACGGTGCGGGGCGCGGTGCCGACTTCGAACGGCAATGGCTGCACCTGCCCGGACGGCACACATCTCGACCGGGTGGCCAAGGCTTGCGTGCCCGACAGGCAGCCGCCCGCCCAGTGCCGCATCCGGGGCCAGTCCCGCAATGCCGATGGCGATTGCGTCTGCCCGAGCCGCACGGAAGTCCGTGACGGCGCCTGCCGACCGATCGTGTCGAGGCAATGCCCGATTCGCGGCCAGGTGCGCGACGCCGACGGCAACTGCGCCTGCCCGGACGGCCTGGAGGTGCGGGGCAAAGCCTGCAGGCCGCCAAAGCCGAAGCAGGAGCAGTGCACCATTCGCGGTCAGGTCCACAACAAGCGGGGCGACTGCGTCTGCCCGCGTGGGACCGAAATCCGCGATGGCGCCTGCCGCAAGCCGCAACAGGAATGCGCGCCGGGCTCGCGCTACATCGACGGCCAGTGCCAGCCGGTGCTGACCAAGCGGCGCTGCCCGATCGGCACGGCCGGACGGTTCCCGGACTGCACGCCGATCCGCAGGCGGCCGGGCGTCGAGATCAACCCCGGCATCCTGCTCAACCCGAACGTGCTGCAGCAACTGGTGCCGCAGCGCCAGCCGCGGCGCGTGCCGCAGGATCCGGCGGGCGCCAACATCCAGAACTTCAAGCCGTAATCTTGCGGCTGAAGACCCAGACCCGCCGGAGCGATCCGGCGGGTTTTCTTTTCCACATCGAAGACTGCCCTGTGGCAAGCGGACCGATTCGACTGTCGAGAACATGCTTCCCCTTGGCAGGATCATGGTCTAGCGCGTCGCACTGAAGCGGATTCACGCGACGCGCTTTAAGCCTTTGTTTTCATGCATGTCGTTATCGCAAAACCGCTGCACACTTCTGCGCGACATGCATTAGCGCGTTTCACCGTTTCACGGAAACGGCGAACCGCTCTATCTCCTTGTTTTGACGCAATTCCGGACGGAAAACCGCTCGCACTTTTCCTGGAATTGCTCTAGGCAATCGCGCTGACAGGCGCGGCCACGCGCGCAGGACTGCCGGGAGAATTTGCGCCATGAGCAAGAAGACCCTGATCGCGCCATCGGTGCTGGCTTCGGATTTCTCCAAGCTCGGCGACGAGGTCGAGGCCGTCGCGGCGGCCGGCGCCGACTGGATCCATCTCGACGTGATGGACGGCCATTTCGTACCCAACATCACCTTCGGCCCGCCGGTGATCAAGGCGATCCGCAACCGCACCAAGGCCTTCTTCGACTGCCATCTGATGATTGCGCCGGCCGATCCTTACCTGGCGGCCTTCGCCGAAGCCGGCTGCGACGGCATGACGGTTCACGCCGAGGCCGGGCCGCATCTCGACCGTTCGCTGCAGACCATCAAGAGCCTTGGCAAGAAGGCCGGCGTCTCGCTCAACCCGGCGACGCCAGAAACGGCGATCGAGTATGTGCTCGACCGGCTGGACCTCATCCTGATCATGACCGTCAATCCGGGCTTCGGCGGACAGGCTTTCATCCCGGCGATCGTCGACAAGGTGAAACGGGTCAAGGCGCTGATCGGCAGCCGGCCGATCCACATCGAGATCGACGGCGGCGTTTCAGCCGAAACGGCGCCGCTGGTGACCGCGGCCGGCGCCAATGTGCTGGTGGCGGGCGCCGCCGTCTTCAAGGGCGGCAGCGTCGAAGCCTACAGGGCAAATATCGAAGCAATTCGAACGGCCGCCGACAGAGCCGTCGGTTAAACGTATAACTGCCCCATCTCTCCCGGGAGTTGCATGACTGCGGCAATTGACCGACTTCTCGATATAGGAAGCGACGCAGGATTATCGGCTTTTCCCTGAGATTCTACTTTATTCAATGAATAGACGGCCCGCCCTGTCTTAAGGTCGAATATCGTCATCTTCCGCTTGAGGCGCCGTTGCCCGGCTGTATGATACATTTACGGGAATTGCTTCGCCGCGGGGCCCTGGCAAACCAGGGGCAAAGCAACAGGAGTTCGATTGACAAACGGAAACACCGAGCCGGGCGAGAGCAAGGGCGCCAAAAGCACGCTTGCCAGTTCGGTCTACCAGCAACTCCGCGACGACTTGCTGCGCGGAGCTCTGGAGTCCGAGACGAAACTGCGTGTCGAATGGGTCGTTTCCCGCTATGGCGCCGGCGCTTCGCCGGTGCGCGAGGCACTCAACCGCCTGGCCGCCGAGGGCCTGCTCGGCCGTCACGACCAACGCGGCTTCTTCCTGATGCCGGTCAGCGCCGCGGAGCTGGAGGAGTTGACGCGTACGCGCTGCTGGCTGGAGGAGCGAGCGCTGCGCGAATCCATTGCGCACCGCACCGCCGAATGGGAAGAGCAGCTGGTGCTGGCCCTGCACCGCCTCGCGCGCGCCGAGCGCCGCCTGCCGGAAGACCCGGCAACCAACAATCCGGAATGGGAGAAGCTGCACCGCGCCTTCCATCGCGCGCTGATCGCGGCGTGCCGGTCGCACTGGTTGATCGGCTTTTGCGATCAGCTTTCCGATCAGGCTTCGCGCTACCGCCTGATCTCGCAAAACGCGCCGGGCATGGGACGCGACGATCTTGGCGAGCACCGCATGATTGCCGAGCGCACGCTGGATGGCGACGCCGACGGCGCGGTCGAGGCGCTTCTCAATCATTACCGCCTCACCGCGGCGATGTGCATGGAACGCTTCGCGCAGGGTTATGATCCGAAGGCCGGCGTCGCCAAAGGGCGCCGCAGATAACTGCCGCGCCGTTTTTCTCCGGCCACCAAATCTGATATTCGCTCGGGCAGCGCAACGCATGAGCCATCCGGCGTACGCCAGAGCGGTTCGCCGTTTCACGGAAACGGAGAACCGCTCTAACTCCTTGTTTTGACGCAATTCGGAATGAAAACCGCCTCTCCTCGAATTGCTCCAGAGGACATTTCATGACCAATCATCTCTTCGGCGCTTTCCGTTCCCATATGCCGGCGCCAGACCGGCTGCTGATGGAGACGGATGACGGCCGTTCGATCACCTATGGCGACATGCTGGCGAAGTCGGCGCAACTGGCGCATGCGCTGGCGCAGGCCGGCGTCGAGCCCGGCGACCGCGTCGCCGTCCAGGTCGAGAAGAGCCCGGAGGCGGCGCTGCTCTATCTCGCCACGTTACGCGCCGGCGCGGTCTTCCTGCCGCTCAACACCGCCTACACGCTGCCAGAGCTCGACTATTTCTTCCGCGACGCCGAGCCGAGGCTGATCGTGTGCGATCCGGACCGTCTTTCGGGCGTCGAGCCGCTTGCCGCATCGATCGGCGCGACGGTGCTCACGCTCAGCCGCGACGGGCAGGGAACGCTCGCCAGCCAGGCTTCGCGGCAGGCGACGGATTTCAGCGATGTCGCGCGCGGGCCGGACGATCTTGCCGCTATCCTCTACACGTCCGGCACGACCGGCCGTTCCAAGGGCGCGATGCTCAGCCACGAGAACCTTGCTTCCAATGCTCGCGTGCTGGTGGAGCAGTGGCGCTTCGGCGCCGACGACGTGCTGATCCATGCGCTGCCGATCTTCCATACGCACGGCCTGTTCGTGGCCACCAACGTCATCCTGATGGCCGGCGCGAAAATGTTCTTCGAGCAGAAATTCGACCCGGCGCGCATCCTGTCGCTGATGCCGCGCGCGACCGCGCTGATGGGCGTGCCGACCTTCTATGTACGGCTGTTGCAGCAGCACGGCCTGACGCGCGAAGCGGCCAAGGCCATCCGAGTCTTCATCTCCGGCTCGGCGCCGCTACTCGCCGAGACGCACAAGGCCTGGCGCGAGCGCACCGGCCACGCCATCCTCGAGCGCTACGGCATGACCGAGACCAACATGAACACGTCCAATCCCTATGACGGCGAACGGCGCGCCGGCACGGTCGGGTTCCCCTTGCCCGGCGTCTCATTGCGCATCACCGACCCCGAGACCGCCAAGCCGCTGGCCCAGGGCGAGACCGGCATGATCGAGGTCAAGGGCCCGAACGTCTTTGCCGGCTATTGGCGCATGCCCGAAAAGACCAGGGCCGAGTTCCGCGACGACGGCTTCTTCATCACCGGCGATCTCGGGCTGATCGATACCGACGGCTATGTCCACATCGTCGGGCGCGGCAAGGACCTGATCATCTCGGGCGGCTACAATGTCTATCCGAAAGAGATCGAGAGCGAGATCGACGCGCTCGACGGCGTCAGCGAAAGCGCGGTTGTGGGCGTCGCCCATCCGGATTTCGGCGAAGGTGTCACCGCGGTCGTGGTGCGCAAGCCGGGATCGGCGATCAGCGCCGCCGACATTGCCGGCGCCATCGCCGGCCGGCTGGCGAAATACAAGCACCCGAAGCAGGTGATCTTCGTCGACGAACTGCCGCGCAACACGATGGGCAAGGTGCAGAAGAACGTGCTGCGCGAGTCGTACAAGGATATCTACGCGGTGCGTGGAGCCGGCTAACGATTATCGAGCCGCAGGCCTCGGAGGTTAGCCGAAACGCCCATCGCTTCGTCATTCTAGGGCGGAGCAAGGAGCGAAGCGACGCGCGCAGACCCGAGGATGACGAAAATCGCGGAGGCCTACGCCCCAAAAACCTTGTTGCCGCCGATCCAGACGTTCCTGACATCCAGCCCCTCCGACAGGCCGACAATGTCGGCGGCGGTGCCGTTGGCGAAGCGGCCGAGGCGATGCGCCTGGCCGATTGCTTCGGCCGGATAGAGCGAGGCCATGCGCAAGGCCTCGTCGAGGTCGAGGCCGACGACGCGGTGGACGAAGCGGACGGCGGAAATCATGTCCAGGTCGGCGCCGGCCAGCGTTCCGTCGGCAAGCCTGAGGCTGCCGTCCTTGCGGTAGATGGTGCGGCCGTTCAGCGTGAACGACGTCATATCGGTGCCGATCGTCGCCATGGCGTCGGTGACCAGCACGATCTTGCCCGGTCCCTGCTTGCCGCGCAGCGCCAGGATCATCGTCGCGGGATGGACATGGATGCCGTCGGCGATGATGCCGGCGTACAGACCGCCGGTGTCGATCGCAGCGCCCGCCAGACCCGGCTCGCGGTTGCCGATCTGGCTCATGGCGTTGAACAGATGCGTCACCACCGTGGCGCCGGCGCCGGCAAAGGCACTGGCGGTCGAATAATCGGTATCGCTATGGCCGAGACTGACGACGACGCCGGCCTTGGCCAGCGCCGTGACACGGACCGGTTCGACCGATTCCGGGGCGATCGTGGTAAGCAGCACCGGAAGCTCTTTGCGCGCCGCAATGAGCGCGGCCTGGTCGGCATCGGTCATCGGCCGGATCAGCGCCGGATCATGCGCGCCCTTGCGGGCTACGGAGAGATGCGGCCCTTCCAGATGCAGGCCGAGGAAGCCCGGCGCCTTTTCCCGGGCCGCCTCGGCGCCGGCGGCGATGGCGGCGGCGGTGACGGCCGGCGTGTCGGTGATCAGCGTCACCAGCAGCGCGGTGGTGCCGAAGGGCGCGTGCGCCCGGCAGATGGTCTCAATCGAGGCGACGTCGGGATGGTCGTTGAGCATCACGCCGCCGCCGCCATTGACCTGGATGTCGACGAAACCAGGCACCAGCAGGCCACCACCGGTCTCGACCGCCGGAACGCCGGACGGAATCGCGCCTGCGGGCAGGATGGCCTCGACCGCGTCGCCCTTGACGACAAGGGCGGCGTTGTCATGCCAGTCGGCACCGTCGAAGATGCGGGCGCCGGTGAGTGCGAAACGGTCGCTCATACGGTTTCCGTCACTTTGCGCAGGTTGCGCGGCGTGTCGGGGTCGAGGCCGCGATGGCGCGCGAAGGCCTCGACGAAGCCGTAGAAGGACACGATCAGCGGCAGCGGATCGGTCAGCGGGTGGCCGGTGGCGACATGCGGCAGGAGTTTCGCGGCCTTCGCCTTGTCGGAGGTGATGAAGGCGGCCGCGCCCTTGGCCGTCAGCCCGTCGGCCGCCTCGGCGACCGAGGGTTCGGACGCATCGCGCGCGGCAAGCGCCAGAACCGGGAAACCCGGTCCGACCAGCGCCAGCGGCCCATGCATGACCTCTGCGGCGCTGTAGGCCTCGGCATGCATGGCGCAGGTTTCCTTGAACTTCAGCGCCGCCTCGCTGGCGATCGCGAAGGATGGGCCGCGGCCGAGGATGAACAGCGACTGCGGGTTCTCCAGCGCGCCGGCAAGCGCCATCCAGTCGCAGGCGATCGCCTTCTCGAAATGGCCAGGCAGGCCGGCGAGCGCCTTCAGCAACGGCTGGTCGTCGGTCGCGTGCGCCATCAGCGCAAGGCCGGCGACGGCCGAATTGACGAAGGTCTTGGTGGCGGCGACGGAGCGTTCCGGCCCTGCCAGGATGTCGATGGCATAATCCGAGGCGCGCGCCAACGGCGAGTCGGCCGTGTTGGTGATCGCGACAGTGAGCGCTCCTCCGGCCCTTGCCGTTTCGGCCATGGCGACGATATCGGGGCTTTTGCCCGACTGCGAGACCGCCAGGCATGCGGAGCCGCGCAGCCTGAGCTTGGCGCCATAAATGGACGCGATCGACGGCCCGACCGAGGCGACGGCAAGGCCCGCCGTCAGCTCGACGGCATATTTCATGAAGGTCGCGGCGTGGTCGGACGAGCCGCGCGCCACGGTGACGACGAAATGCGGGTCGCGCTCGCGCAGGCCGCGACCGGCCTCGGCCAAAGCCGAAGCCGAGCCGTCGAGAAGGCGGGCGGCGGCTTCAGGGATCTCATCGATCTCGCGCCGCATATGGGTGGTGTTTGCCATCATTGCCGGATCTCCTCTCCCGGCCCGGTCAGCCGGAGTTCCGCGACGAAATCATAGGCGTCGCCCCTGTAGACCGAGCGGGTGAACTCGATCACCTTGCCGCTTGCCAGATAGGAAATGCGCTCGATCTGCAGACCGGCAACCCCCGGCGGCACTTCCAGCAGGCGCGCATCGGCGTCGCCGAGGTTGGTGGCCGAGATGCGCTGCACGGCGCGTACCGGGCGATTGCCGGTCGTGCCCAGCGCCGCATAGAGCGAGGAGCCGATCGCCTCGGGGTCGGGCAGGACGCTGGCCGAGAGCGCGGCGCGCTCGATCGCCAGCGGCGTGTCGTTGGCGATGCGCAGGCGCGCGACGCGCGCCACCAGTTCGGTCGATGACAGGCCCAGCACCATCATCTCGTCCGGCGACGGCGCATAGAGGCCGCGGTCCAGCCAGACGGAGCGCACATTCATGCCGCGGCGCGCCATGTCCTCGGTGAAGGAGGTGAGCCGCGACAGCGACTGCTCGACGCGCTCCATGCGCGGCGCGACGAAGGTGCCCGAGCCATGACGCTGCACGAGGATGCCACCCTTGACCAGGTCCTGCACCGCCTTGCGCACGGTGACGCGCGAGATATCGGCCTTGCTGGCGATGTCGCGCTCGGACGGCAGCGCGTCGCCGGGGCCGATCAAGCCGCGATTGACCGCTTCCTCGATGCTTCTCCTCAGCTGCAGATAGAGCGGCGCACCGCTCTGCGAGGACTCTTTCAGCATGGCGAAGATCTGGTCGGCGGCGCTCATCGCGGCGCCTCCGGCAGCATGGCGAAGATCTGGTCGGCGGCGCTCATCGGCCGACCTCCGAACCCCTGGCGAAGATGCGCAAGGCCATCTGCACGGCGCCGCCGAGCGCGTCGTCGAGCGGAGCTTTCAGCAGCGCCTGATAGCGCGCCGAGAGACGCGGCGCATAAAGCGGCGCCAGGCCGCCGAGCAGGCAGAGCGGGGCATCTTCGGCGAGATCGAGCGCGCCGAGCGAAGCCTCGACATCGGCCACCGCCTTGCCGAGGATCCAATTGGCGACGAGATCGCCCTTTTCGGCATGGTCGAAGACCTTTGGCGCGAAGCCGCCGAAATCGCCCGGCTTGGCGTTGGTGGTGAATTCGACCACGTCTTCCGGATTGTTGCGGAAGACGGCGAGCATGGCGTCGGTCAAGGGGGAGCCTGGACGAATGCCGTCATAGGCAAGCAGCGTCTGCTCGAGCAGGTCGCGGCCGATGCGGGCGCCGCTGCCCTGGTCGCCGACCTGGAAACCCCAGCCGCCGATGGCGCGCGATTTTCCGCCCTTACGCGCCATATAGGCGGTGCCGGTGCCCAAGATGGCCATGGCGCCGTCGCCGGAACCGACCGCGCCTTCGAGCGCGATCTCGGCATCGGTTTCGACACGGCTTTGGCTGAAAGGCAGGATTGCCTCGAGCTGCTGCCGATAGGTGCCGACATTGGCGCCGGCGAGGCCAAGGATGGCAGGTGTCCGCGGGATCAGCTCCGGATCGTGGCCGGCGGCGAGGAAAGCCTGCCTGGCCGCCTCGACGATGTTGGCGCGGGCGCCGGTGAGGTCGGTACGGATGTTGGCGGCGCCGCTTTTGGCGCGGCCGACGACAGCGCCGTCGACGGTCGCAAGGGCCGCCCTGCAGCTGGTGCCGCCGCCATCGATGCCGAGCACGAATTTCACGCGATTTTCTCCTCGGCCCGGATAATACCAATAAAATACCAATAGCCAAGAGTTAATTTCGGTTCAAAAAAGATTAAGGCGTATTTTATTGAAAACCCGTAGCAATTTGCCGGCAAGCAAATTCCCCTGCCTGAAATTCGTTAATGCGTGTGGACAAGTGGTATTTTTTTGGTATTGTTTCGCTCAGTTGGAGGAAACTGGATGGCCGAGACGCGCACGGAAGCGCTTCACCAGAATGCCGAGGGGCTGGATGTCCAGGCTCCGGAAGCCATTCTGGCGTTCCTGGCCAATGCCCAGATCGAGGCCAGCAAGGCCGTGCACGGCGCCATTCCGGCAATCGCCGTTGCCGCCGAACTCATCGCGAAGCAGTTGAAGAGCGGCGGCAGGCTCGCCTATGCGGCGGCCGGCAGCTCCGGCCTTATGGCGCTGGCCGATGCGCTGGAACTGCCCGGCACGTTCGGCATTGCGCGCGACCGCATCGCCATCCTGATCGCGGGCGGCGACGAGGCCTTCCGCACGCTGGCCGGCGGACCGGAGGACGACACCGGGGAAGCAGCGACGGCCGTTGCCGCGGCCGATATCGGCAAGGGCGACTGCCTGATCGCCATTTCAGCCAGCGGCTCGACCCCTTATGCGGTCCAGGCGCTGCAGGACGCGCGGCGCGGGGGCGCCGCCACCATCGCCATCGCCAACAACCGGGGCGCCGCGCTGTTCAAGCAAGCCGACGTCGCCATCCTGCTCGAAACGCCCCCGGAGTTGATCGCCGGCTCGACGCGCATGGGCGCGGGCACCGCGCAGAAGATCGCGCTCAACATGCTGTCGACGCTCGCCGCCATCCATCTCGGCCATGTCCATGACGGCTACATGGTCAATCTCACCGCCGACAACATCAAGCTGCGCGACCGCGCCGTGCGCATGGTCGCCGCCATCAGCGGCAAGAGCCGCGACGACGCCGCCCGCCTGCTCGAGGAAAGCGGCGGCGGCGTCAAGACCGCCATTCTGCTCGCCGCCGGCGCCGCCAACGCCGACGCGGCCGAGAAGATACTGGAAGGAACCGGCCAGAAGCTTCGGCCGGCGCTTTCCGCGCTGGGGCATGATCCCGAAAAGTGGAACCCGCTTTTCGGAAAAGATCATGCCCTAACAAAGAAGTAGGGCCTGTTTCATCCCGATTTCCATCGGGGTGAAACGGGCTTGCGAGGGGAGCAAGGGGCGCTGAGCCCCTGTTCTCATCAAAACGGAACCTGAAAAAGGTCAACAGGGAGACTGAAGATGAAGACCAAACTACTGACGGCCCTTCTGCTCGGCACAAGCATCCTCGGCACGACCGGGATGGCGCTGGCCGAGGACGTAACGCTCAACATCGAAAGCTGGCGCGGCGACGACCTGACCATCTGGAAGGACAAGCTGATCCCGGCCTTCGAAGCCAAGAACCCCGGCATCAAGGTGGTGTTCGCGCCTTCGGCCCCGACCGAGTATGACGCGGCCCTCGGCGCCAAGCTCGCCGCCGGCTCGGCGGGCGACCTGATCACCTGCCGCCCCTTCGACAAGTCGCTCGAGTTGTTCAAGAAGGGCAACCTCGCCGACCTTAGCTCGCTGCCGGGCATGGAAAACTTCTCGCCCGTCGCCAAGTCCGCCTGGCAGACCGACGACGGCAAGTCGAGCTTCTGCGTGCCGATGGCCTCGGTCATCCACGGCTTCATCTACAACAAGGACGCGTTCGACAAGCTCGGCCTGAAGGTGCCGACGACCCGCGACGAGTTCTTCGCCGTGCTCGACAAGATCAAGGCCGACGGCACCTACATCCCGATGGCGATGGGCACCAAGGACCTCTGGGAAGCCGCGACCATGGGCTACCAGAATATCGGCCCGAACTACTGGAAGGGCGAAGAAGGCCGCGCGGCCCTGATCAAGGGCGAGCAGAAGCTGACCGACAAGGACTGGGTCGCGCCCTATGAGGAACTGGCCAAGTGGAAGCCGTATCTCGGCGACGGCTTCGAGGCGCAGACCTATCCGGACAGCCAGAACCTGTTCACGCTCGGCCGCGCCGCCATCTACCCGGCCGGCTCGTGGGAAATCGGCCTGTTCAACACCCAGGCCCAGTTCAAGATGGGCGCCTTCCCGCCGCCGGTCGAGAAGGCCGGCGACACCTGCTACATCTCCGACCATACCGACATCGGCATGGGCCTGAACGCTGCTTCCAAGCACGCGGATGCGGCAAAGACCTTCCTGTCCTGGGTGGCCTCGCCGGATTTCGCCACCATCTACGCCAACGCGCTGCCGGGCTTCTTCAGCCTGAACTCCTCGCCGGTGAAGATGGAAGACCCGTTGGCGCAGGAGTTCGTTTCCTGGCGCGGCAAGTGCAAGTCGACGATCCGCTCGACCTACCAGATCCTGTCGCGCGGCACGCCGAACCTCGAGAACGAGACCTGGGTCGAATCGGCCAATGTGATCAACGGCACCGATACCCCGGAAGCCGCGGCCAAGAAGCTGCAGGCCGGCCTCGACAGCTGGTATAAGCCGGCGAAGTAAGAGCCTCGATTGCGATGCCGGCCGGGCGCGAGCCCGGCCGGCATTCAAACAGCTCCACATAGCGATTGTCGGCGCGGCCTCCCGGTCTTACCCTCACCTTGCGGGGGAAGACGGAGCCGATCTGTCGCTGGCCTTGTCTTTCTCCTCGAAGGGGACAGCCAAGCCGTGCATCGAGGCATCAGCTAGCATCAACCGAACTGGAATCCAGAGACGGCGGGGAACCGAACTCATGGCTACCGAACTCATGGCTGCAGAAACGCGACCGAAAAGATCGATCCGCTGGCATGTCGGCGTCTTCCTGGCGCCGGCGGTGCTGGTCTACACCGCATTCATGATCCTGCCGCTGTTCGGCACGCTGCAGCTCTCGCTGTTCCGCAACATAGACCAGTCCCAGGTCTTTGTCGGACTGGGCAATTTCCGCACGCTGTTCGGCGATCCGAACTGGTCGGTGAATTTCTGGAATGCGCTGCGGAACAATGTCTGGTTCTTCATCATCCACATGCTGGTGCAGAACCCGATCGGCATCCTGCTCGCGGCGCTGCTTTCCAGCCCCAGGCTGCGCTTCACCGCCTTCTACCGCACGGCGATCTTCGTGCCGACGATCCTGTCCTTCGTCATCGTCGGCTTCGCCTGGAAGCTGATCCTGTCGCCGCTGTGGGGCGTGGCGCCGCATCTGCTCGATTTCGTCGGCCTGAAGAGCCTGTTCACGCCATGGCTCGGCAAGGAGCAATATGCGCTCACCGCGCTCAGCCTGGTGTCGGTCTGGCAGTTCGTCGGCATCCCTATGATGCTGATCTACGCGGCGCTTCTGTCGATCCCCGACGAGGTGATCGAGGCGGCCGAATGCGACGGCGTCACCGGCATGGCGCAGTTCTGGAAGATCAAGCTGCCGCTGATCCTGCCCTCGATCGGCATCATCTCGATCCTGACCTTCGTCGGCAATTTCAACGCTTTCGACCTGATCTACACGGCGCAAGGGGCGCTGGCCGGGCCGAATTATTCGACCGACATCCTCGGCA includes the following:
- a CDS encoding GntR family transcriptional regulator — encoded protein: MTNGNTEPGESKGAKSTLASSVYQQLRDDLLRGALESETKLRVEWVVSRYGAGASPVREALNRLAAEGLLGRHDQRGFFLMPVSAAELEELTRTRCWLEERALRESIAHRTAEWEEQLVLALHRLARAERRLPEDPATNNPEWEKLHRAFHRALIAACRSHWLIGFCDQLSDQASRYRLISQNAPGMGRDDLGEHRMIAERTLDGDADGAVEALLNHYRLTAAMCMERFAQGYDPKAGVAKGRRR
- the rpe gene encoding ribulose-phosphate 3-epimerase → MSKKTLIAPSVLASDFSKLGDEVEAVAAAGADWIHLDVMDGHFVPNITFGPPVIKAIRNRTKAFFDCHLMIAPADPYLAAFAEAGCDGMTVHAEAGPHLDRSLQTIKSLGKKAGVSLNPATPETAIEYVLDRLDLILIMTVNPGFGGQAFIPAIVDKVKRVKALIGSRPIHIEIDGGVSAETAPLVTAAGANVLVAGAAVFKGGSVEAYRANIEAIRTAADRAVG
- a CDS encoding SIS domain-containing protein gives rise to the protein MMANTTHMRREIDEIPEAAARLLDGSASALAEAGRGLRERDPHFVVTVARGSSDHAATFMKYAVELTAGLAVASVGPSIASIYGAKLRLRGSACLAVSQSGKSPDIVAMAETARAGGALTVAITNTADSPLARASDYAIDILAGPERSVAATKTFVNSAVAGLALMAHATDDQPLLKALAGLPGHFEKAIACDWMALAGALENPQSLFILGRGPSFAIASEAALKFKETCAMHAEAYSAAEVMHGPLALVGPGFPVLALAARDASEPSVAEAADGLTAKGAAAFITSDKAKAAKLLPHVATGHPLTDPLPLIVSFYGFVEAFARHRGLDPDTPRNLRKVTETV
- a CDS encoding ABC transporter substrate-binding protein, translated to MKTKLLTALLLGTSILGTTGMALAEDVTLNIESWRGDDLTIWKDKLIPAFEAKNPGIKVVFAPSAPTEYDAALGAKLAAGSAGDLITCRPFDKSLELFKKGNLADLSSLPGMENFSPVAKSAWQTDDGKSSFCVPMASVIHGFIYNKDAFDKLGLKVPTTRDEFFAVLDKIKADGTYIPMAMGTKDLWEAATMGYQNIGPNYWKGEEGRAALIKGEQKLTDKDWVAPYEELAKWKPYLGDGFEAQTYPDSQNLFTLGRAAIYPAGSWEIGLFNTQAQFKMGAFPPPVEKAGDTCYISDHTDIGMGLNAASKHADAAKTFLSWVASPDFATIYANALPGFFSLNSSPVKMEDPLAQEFVSWRGKCKSTIRSTYQILSRGTPNLENETWVESANVINGTDTPEAAAKKLQAGLDSWYKPAK
- a CDS encoding N-acetylmuramic acid 6-phosphate etherase translates to MAETRTEALHQNAEGLDVQAPEAILAFLANAQIEASKAVHGAIPAIAVAAELIAKQLKSGGRLAYAAAGSSGLMALADALELPGTFGIARDRIAILIAGGDEAFRTLAGGPEDDTGEAATAVAAADIGKGDCLIAISASGSTPYAVQALQDARRGGAATIAIANNRGAALFKQADVAILLETPPELIAGSTRMGAGTAQKIALNMLSTLAAIHLGHVHDGYMVNLTADNIKLRDRAVRMVAAISGKSRDDAARLLEESGGGVKTAILLAAGAANADAAEKILEGTGQKLRPALSALGHDPEKWNPLFGKDHALTKK
- the nagA gene encoding N-acetylglucosamine-6-phosphate deacetylase — protein: MSDRFALTGARIFDGADWHDNAALVVKGDAVEAILPAGAIPSGVPAVETGGGLLVPGFVDIQVNGGGGVMLNDHPDVASIETICRAHAPFGTTALLVTLITDTPAVTAAAIAAGAEAAREKAPGFLGLHLEGPHLSVARKGAHDPALIRPMTDADQAALIAARKELPVLLTTIAPESVEPVRVTALAKAGVVVSLGHSDTDYSTASAFAGAGATVVTHLFNAMSQIGNREPGLAGAAIDTGGLYAGIIADGIHVHPATMILALRGKQGPGKIVLVTDAMATIGTDMTSFTLNGRTIYRKDGSLRLADGTLAGADLDMISAVRFVHRVVGLDLDEALRMASLYPAEAIGQAHRLGRFANGTAADIVGLSEGLDVRNVWIGGNKVFGA
- a CDS encoding GntR family transcriptional regulator, with translation MSAADQIFAMLKESSQSGAPLYLQLRRSIEEAVNRGLIGPGDALPSERDIASKADISRVTVRKAVQDLVKGGILVQRHGSGTFVAPRMERVEQSLSRLTSFTEDMARRGMNVRSVWLDRGLYAPSPDEMMVLGLSSTELVARVARLRIANDTPLAIERAALSASVLPDPEAIGSSLYAALGTTGNRPVRAVQRISATNLGDADARLLEVPPGVAGLQIERISYLASGKVIEFTRSVYRGDAYDFVAELRLTGPGEEIRQ
- a CDS encoding malonate--CoA ligase, which translates into the protein MTNHLFGAFRSHMPAPDRLLMETDDGRSITYGDMLAKSAQLAHALAQAGVEPGDRVAVQVEKSPEAALLYLATLRAGAVFLPLNTAYTLPELDYFFRDAEPRLIVCDPDRLSGVEPLAASIGATVLTLSRDGQGTLASQASRQATDFSDVARGPDDLAAILYTSGTTGRSKGAMLSHENLASNARVLVEQWRFGADDVLIHALPIFHTHGLFVATNVILMAGAKMFFEQKFDPARILSLMPRATALMGVPTFYVRLLQQHGLTREAAKAIRVFISGSAPLLAETHKAWRERTGHAILERYGMTETNMNTSNPYDGERRAGTVGFPLPGVSLRITDPETAKPLAQGETGMIEVKGPNVFAGYWRMPEKTRAEFRDDGFFITGDLGLIDTDGYVHIVGRGKDLIISGGYNVYPKEIESEIDALDGVSESAVVGVAHPDFGEGVTAVVVRKPGSAISAADIAGAIAGRLAKYKHPKQVIFVDELPRNTMGKVQKNVLRESYKDIYAVRGAG
- a CDS encoding N-acetylglucosamine kinase; the encoded protein is MKFVLGIDGGGTSCRAALATVDGAVVGRAKSGAANIRTDLTGARANIVEAARQAFLAAGHDPELIPRTPAILGLAGANVGTYRQQLEAILPFSQSRVETDAEIALEGAVGSGDGAMAILGTGTAYMARKGGKSRAIGGWGFQVGDQGSGARIGRDLLEQTLLAYDGIRPGSPLTDAMLAVFRNNPEDVVEFTTNAKPGDFGGFAPKVFDHAEKGDLVANWILGKAVADVEASLGALDLAEDAPLCLLGGLAPLYAPRLSARYQALLKAPLDDALGGAVQMALRIFARGSEVGR